One stretch of Variovorax sp. 54 DNA includes these proteins:
- a CDS encoding FAD-dependent oxidoreductase has product MATDAPGANSRLHQTFPVLSDAEMARIASFGSVQRFARGERLFTAGETGAGMFVLLKGVVAVTQRDGLGHVVPIARQGPGEFLAEVGQLSGRPALVDGHADEEVEALVVPPDRLRALLVAEADLGERITRALILRRVALIESGAAGPVLIGRPDSPEMARLENFLRRNGHPYHLVDAAADADAAALLAQYGPDKLLAVCPDGSVLVNPSDEGLARCLGMVDTAARDELYDVAVVGAGPAGLATAVYAASEGLRVIVLDCRAFGGQAGASARIENYLGFPTGISGQALAGRAFVQAQKFGVEMLIPAQVEALDCSRENAIGSLALKLTDGRTISARTVVIASGARYRRPGVPRLAEFEGRGIWYWASAIEAKICAQQEVALVGGGNSAGQAAVFLSRHAAKVNVLVRGPSLAASMSRYLIDRIEATPNISLQPHTELVRLHGAPEEGLTGATWRCHTSGQEHDCPARNIFLFVGAEPETSWLDGCGVSVDRHGFVLTGPAASSGFPARPAAALESSVSGVFAVGDVRSGSVKRVGGAIGEGAAVVALIHQHLSSTSAVA; this is encoded by the coding sequence ATGGCCACCGATGCACCAGGCGCCAACAGCCGCCTGCACCAGACTTTCCCCGTCCTCAGTGACGCCGAGATGGCACGCATCGCCAGCTTCGGCAGCGTGCAACGCTTTGCGCGCGGCGAACGACTTTTCACCGCCGGCGAGACCGGCGCCGGCATGTTCGTGCTGCTCAAGGGCGTGGTCGCCGTCACGCAGCGCGACGGCCTGGGCCATGTGGTGCCGATCGCACGCCAGGGGCCGGGCGAGTTTCTCGCCGAGGTCGGCCAGCTGAGCGGACGCCCTGCCCTGGTCGACGGGCATGCCGACGAAGAAGTCGAGGCACTGGTCGTGCCGCCGGACCGCCTGCGCGCGCTGCTGGTGGCCGAGGCCGACCTGGGCGAGCGCATCACCCGCGCGCTGATCCTGCGGCGCGTGGCGCTCATCGAATCGGGCGCGGCCGGGCCGGTGCTGATCGGGCGCCCCGATTCGCCCGAAATGGCGCGGCTGGAGAACTTCCTGCGCCGCAACGGCCATCCTTATCACCTGGTCGACGCAGCCGCCGACGCCGATGCGGCCGCACTGCTCGCCCAATACGGCCCCGACAAATTGCTGGCCGTGTGCCCCGACGGCTCGGTGCTCGTCAACCCGAGCGACGAAGGCCTGGCGCGCTGCCTCGGCATGGTCGACACCGCGGCACGCGACGAGCTCTACGACGTGGCCGTGGTCGGCGCTGGCCCGGCCGGCCTTGCGACCGCGGTGTATGCCGCCTCCGAAGGGCTGCGCGTGATCGTGCTCGACTGCCGCGCCTTCGGCGGACAGGCCGGTGCCAGCGCGCGCATCGAGAACTACCTGGGCTTTCCGACCGGCATCTCGGGGCAGGCGCTGGCGGGCCGCGCGTTCGTGCAGGCGCAGAAGTTCGGCGTCGAGATGCTGATTCCGGCGCAGGTGGAAGCGCTCGACTGCTCGCGCGAGAACGCGATCGGCAGCCTTGCCCTGAAGCTCACCGACGGCCGCACGATCAGCGCGCGCACGGTGGTCATCGCAAGCGGCGCGCGCTACCGCCGCCCCGGCGTGCCGCGCCTGGCCGAGTTCGAAGGCCGCGGCATCTGGTACTGGGCCTCGGCCATCGAAGCCAAGATCTGCGCACAGCAAGAGGTTGCGCTGGTGGGCGGCGGCAACTCGGCGGGCCAGGCGGCGGTGTTCCTGTCGCGCCATGCGGCCAAGGTCAACGTGCTGGTGCGTGGGCCGTCGCTGGCGGCCAGCATGTCGCGCTACCTCATCGACCGCATCGAGGCCACGCCCAACATCTCGCTGCAACCGCACACCGAGCTCGTGCGGCTGCACGGCGCGCCCGAGGAAGGCCTCACCGGCGCCACGTGGCGCTGCCACACCTCGGGCCAGGAGCACGACTGCCCGGCGCGCAACATCTTCCTGTTCGTCGGCGCAGAGCCCGAGACGTCGTGGCTCGACGGCTGCGGCGTGTCGGTCGACCGCCACGGCTTCGTGCTGACCGGCCCGGCCGCGAGCAGCGGCTTTCCGGCGCGCCCCGCTGCGGCGCTCGAATCGAGCGTGTCCGGCGTGTTCGCGGTGGGCGACGTGCGCTCGGGTTCGGTCAAGCGCGTGGGCGGCGCGATCGGCGAAGGCGCCGCGGTGGTGGCGCTGATTCACCAGCACCTGTCGTCGACCTCGGCCGTGGCCTGA
- a CDS encoding UBP-type zinc finger domain-containing protein yields MPIQACEHVPADIAPPHTPRGCEDCLKTGDTWVHLRLCVHCGHVGCCDSSKNRHATKHARAEEHPVIQSIEPGEHWMWCNAHERQVG; encoded by the coding sequence ATGCCCATTCAAGCCTGCGAACACGTGCCCGCCGACATCGCACCACCGCACACGCCCCGCGGCTGCGAAGACTGCCTGAAGACCGGCGACACCTGGGTCCACCTGCGCCTGTGCGTGCACTGCGGCCATGTGGGCTGCTGCGATTCGTCGAAGAACCGCCACGCCACGAAGCACGCGCGTGCTGAAGAACATCCCGTGATCCAGTCGATCGAGCCCGGCGAGCACTGGATGTGGTGCAACGCGCACGAACGACAGGTGGGGTGA
- a CDS encoding glutathione binding-like protein: MPASPIEVYSWPTPNGHKIHIMLEECGLPYHAHPVNIGTGDQFAPEFLKISPNNKIPAITDPNGPDGQPISLFESGAILVYLAGKTGKFLPTGDRERYDVLQWLMFQMGGVGPMLGQAHHFRIYAPEKIAYAVDRYTNEAKRLYGVIDRQLSKHKFIAGNSYSIADIAIFPWLRSWENQGITLTDYPHLKAWFDGIAARPAVQRGVKVLADLRRPITDDKAREILFGKTQYEKR, encoded by the coding sequence ATGCCCGCATCGCCCATCGAGGTCTATTCCTGGCCCACGCCGAACGGCCACAAGATTCACATCATGCTCGAGGAGTGCGGCCTGCCGTACCACGCGCACCCAGTGAACATCGGCACCGGCGACCAGTTCGCGCCCGAGTTCCTGAAGATCAGCCCGAACAACAAGATCCCCGCCATCACCGACCCCAACGGACCGGACGGCCAGCCGATCTCGCTCTTTGAATCGGGCGCCATCCTCGTGTACCTCGCGGGCAAGACCGGCAAGTTCTTGCCCACGGGCGACCGCGAACGCTACGACGTGCTGCAGTGGCTCATGTTCCAGATGGGCGGCGTCGGCCCGATGCTCGGCCAGGCACACCACTTCCGCATCTACGCGCCCGAGAAGATCGCCTATGCCGTCGACCGCTACACCAACGAGGCCAAGCGCCTGTACGGCGTGATCGACCGGCAGCTGTCGAAGCACAAGTTCATCGCCGGCAACAGCTATTCGATTGCCGACATCGCCATCTTCCCGTGGCTGCGCAGCTGGGAAAACCAGGGCATCACCCTCACCGACTACCCGCACCTGAAGGCCTGGTTCGACGGCATCGCCGCGCGCCCGGCCGTGCAACGCGGCGTGAAAGTGCTGGCCGATCTGCGCCGCCCCATCACCGATGACAAGGCGCGCGAGATCCTTTTTGGCAAGACACAGTACGAGAAGCGCTGA